In Streptomyces capitiformicae, one genomic interval encodes:
- a CDS encoding SWIM zinc finger family protein yields the protein MTEHHEHDEERTFAALAPVRGRGFAQTWWGQAWLKALEDAALDSEQVKAGRRLARAGAVGGVSVRPGRVTAVVQDRDGTAHRADVLLQELSEDHWDRFLDMAVERAGHIAALLDREMPPHLVEDAATAGVELLPGLGDLEAECDCGAWDHCGHTAALCYQVARLLDQDPFLLLLMRGRGERKLLDELQVRSIAPAAAEQGAPDAVQDGLDAAEAYMAGDILPPLPDPPQLPAEPGLPPSLDTEVPPAPGVDPVALGFLAARTAREAHRMLAEALSPGHEQQALDDELTLHQDAVRLAAGDPEPGVAVRLARGSERDREGLALAVRAWRYGGVAGLAVLDEEWHVPAESLARARAALHAAWDEDERPRLRSTYNRWTVVDGTAQLRLGRDGRWWPYRRERGRWAPAGPAAQDPATALASVGADA from the coding sequence ATGACGGAACACCACGAGCACGACGAGGAACGCACATTCGCGGCACTGGCGCCCGTGCGCGGGCGGGGTTTCGCGCAGACGTGGTGGGGCCAGGCCTGGTTGAAGGCCCTGGAGGACGCCGCGCTGGACTCGGAGCAGGTGAAGGCGGGACGCCGGCTCGCGCGCGCGGGAGCCGTGGGCGGCGTGTCCGTGCGCCCCGGTCGGGTGACGGCGGTCGTCCAGGACCGCGACGGCACCGCCCATCGCGCCGACGTCCTGCTCCAGGAACTGTCCGAGGACCACTGGGACCGCTTCCTGGACATGGCCGTCGAACGTGCCGGTCACATCGCCGCCCTGCTCGACCGGGAAATGCCACCGCATCTGGTCGAGGACGCCGCGACGGCCGGAGTCGAGCTCCTGCCCGGGCTCGGCGATCTGGAGGCCGAGTGCGACTGCGGCGCCTGGGACCACTGCGGGCACACAGCGGCGCTCTGCTACCAGGTGGCGAGGCTGCTGGACCAGGATCCGTTCCTCCTGCTGCTGATGCGGGGGCGCGGCGAGCGCAAGCTCCTGGACGAGCTCCAGGTGCGCAGCATCGCCCCCGCGGCGGCAGAGCAGGGGGCGCCGGATGCCGTCCAGGACGGTTTGGACGCCGCCGAGGCGTACATGGCAGGCGACATCCTTCCGCCGCTCCCGGATCCGCCCCAGTTGCCCGCGGAGCCCGGTCTGCCGCCTTCCTTGGACACGGAGGTCCCGCCCGCGCCCGGAGTGGACCCGGTCGCGCTCGGCTTCCTGGCGGCGCGGACCGCCCGGGAGGCCCACCGAATGCTGGCCGAGGCCCTGAGTCCCGGTCACGAACAACAGGCCCTGGACGACGAGCTGACGCTCCACCAGGACGCGGTGCGCCTGGCCGCCGGTGATCCGGAACCAGGCGTCGCGGTACGGCTGGCCCGCGGGTCCGAGCGTGACCGAGAGGGACTGGCGCTCGCCGTCCGCGCCTGGCGGTACGGCGGTGTGGCGGGACTCGCCGTGCTCGACGAGGAGTGGCACGTACCGGCGGAGTCGCTCGCACGCGCGCGTGCCGCCCTGCATGCCGCCTGGGACGAGGACGAGCGGCCTCGGCTGCGCTCCACGTACAACCGCTGGACCGTGGTCGACGGCACGGCCCAGCTGCGGCTGGGCCGCGACGGCCGCTGGTGGCCCTATCGCAGGGAACGGGGCCGCTGGGCGCCGGCCGGCCCCGCGGCCCAGGATCCGGCGACGGCTCTGGCATCGGTCGGCGCCGACGCCTGA